The following are from one region of the Candidatus Deferrimicrobium borealis genome:
- a CDS encoding thiazole synthase — MGTGKFQDAETMVGAVRASGAQIVTVALRRVGRNPREDDMLGSLGELKGITLMPNTSGARNASEAIRAARLGRELCGSPFVKVEIHPNPHHLMPDPIETFEAATVLAAEGFVVMPYMPADPVLAKRLEDVGCASLMPLGSAIGSGRGLATAEMLRLILRDARIPVIVDAGLRSPSEAAAALEMGCDAVLVNSAVAASGDPIAMAAAFARAVGAGRDAHRAGLMPQGGGAALATSPLTAFLSVEGA; from the coding sequence ATGGGGACCGGCAAGTTCCAGGATGCGGAGACGATGGTGGGGGCCGTCCGGGCCTCGGGGGCCCAGATCGTCACGGTGGCTCTCCGCCGCGTCGGCCGCAACCCCCGGGAAGACGACATGCTCGGTTCGCTCGGCGAGCTGAAGGGGATCACCCTGATGCCGAACACCTCCGGGGCGCGGAACGCGTCGGAGGCGATCCGCGCGGCGCGCCTGGGGCGGGAGCTCTGCGGGAGCCCCTTCGTGAAGGTCGAGATCCACCCCAACCCGCACCATCTCATGCCCGACCCGATCGAGACGTTCGAGGCCGCAACGGTCCTCGCCGCCGAAGGGTTCGTGGTGATGCCGTACATGCCCGCCGACCCGGTCCTCGCCAAGCGGCTGGAGGACGTCGGGTGCGCGTCGCTGATGCCGCTCGGTTCCGCGATCGGAAGCGGGCGCGGGCTGGCCACGGCCGAGATGCTCCGGCTCATCCTTCGCGACGCCCGGATCCCCGTGATCGTCGACGCGGGCCTCCGTTCCCCTTCGGAAGCCGCCGCAGCGCTCGAGATGGGGTGCGACGCGGTCCTCGTGAACAGCGCCGTGGCGGCGTCCGGCGACCCGATCGCCATGGCCGCGGCGTTCGCGCGGGCGGTCGGGGCGGGCCGGGACGCGCACCGGGCCGGCCTCATGCCGCAAGGCGGCGGCGCCGCCCTGGCGACAAGCCCCCTGACGGCGTTCCTTTCCGTGGAGGGCGCGTGA
- a CDS encoding NapC/NirT family cytochrome c, with product MAEEEAPRRGGLYRNAISLVGAMISGGSILLTIFALALEFSLKRHSPYIGIFTYMVFPAFFAVGVVVFLYGMRHESMRRRRSGSEDALPYPLVDLNIPRHRKRFVYIAFGGIFLAIFMTFITYNAFLYSESVSFCGTLCHTVMEPEYAAYLASPHARVSCVDCHVGHGASWYVKAKISGARQVLAVMTKSYPRPIPTPIENLRPARETCEECHWPAKFFGTQLMQIPHFRYDEKNTPEQISLGVKTGGGSSSLGGTAGIHWHMIIQHKVNYIAVDRQKQEIPWIEVRDEKGNLLEEYLSLDYKGTKEQLAAIPKDEMDCMDCHNRPTHIYLPPESGVDRAMTTGLIPRTLPWVKKLVVDALVREYPTREKANEGLTAEITGFYRQKYPAIYEARKADVEKAAKTATEIYGRSVFPAMKVNWKTYPSNIGHRNWPGCFRCHDGRHVSKKGKALSMECTECHTMPQRGPLMPLGAESPGTKMPWHPVELQGKHARILCNQCHSAGYRPPSECAECHKFDTSAPMMTMACTDCHKKPGEAKPVTACKECHAKVRGLHSKGSHSEAACTDCHKPHAWAISGRDRCLECHSDMKEHNAAKGACVTCHSFREGKPAKK from the coding sequence ATGGCGGAAGAAGAGGCGCCGCGTCGCGGCGGCTTGTACCGGAACGCGATCAGTCTTGTCGGAGCGATGATCTCGGGGGGAAGCATCCTCCTCACCATCTTCGCCCTCGCCCTCGAATTCAGCCTCAAGCGGCACAGCCCCTACATCGGCATCTTCACGTACATGGTGTTCCCCGCGTTCTTCGCCGTGGGCGTCGTGGTCTTCCTGTACGGGATGCGGCACGAGAGCATGCGACGGCGCCGGTCGGGAAGCGAAGATGCGCTCCCGTATCCCCTCGTCGACCTGAACATCCCGAGGCACAGGAAGCGGTTCGTCTACATCGCCTTCGGAGGAATCTTCCTCGCCATCTTCATGACCTTCATCACGTACAACGCCTTCCTGTACAGCGAGTCCGTCTCCTTCTGCGGCACCCTGTGCCACACCGTGATGGAGCCGGAGTATGCGGCCTATCTGGCGTCCCCCCACGCCCGGGTGAGCTGCGTGGACTGCCACGTGGGGCACGGCGCCTCCTGGTACGTCAAGGCGAAGATCTCGGGAGCCCGCCAGGTCCTCGCCGTGATGACGAAGTCGTACCCGCGTCCCATCCCGACCCCGATCGAAAACCTGCGCCCCGCGCGGGAGACGTGCGAGGAGTGCCATTGGCCGGCCAAGTTCTTCGGGACCCAGCTGATGCAGATCCCCCACTTCCGGTACGACGAGAAGAACACCCCGGAACAGATCAGCCTCGGGGTGAAGACGGGCGGGGGTAGTTCCTCGTTGGGCGGGACCGCGGGAATCCACTGGCACATGATCATCCAGCACAAGGTGAACTATATCGCCGTCGACCGCCAGAAGCAGGAGATCCCGTGGATCGAGGTCCGCGACGAAAAGGGAAACCTGCTGGAGGAATACCTCAGCCTCGACTACAAGGGGACCAAGGAGCAGCTTGCGGCGATCCCGAAGGACGAGATGGATTGCATGGACTGCCACAACCGGCCCACGCACATCTACCTGCCGCCGGAGTCCGGGGTCGACCGCGCCATGACCACCGGGCTCATCCCGCGCACGTTGCCGTGGGTGAAGAAACTGGTGGTGGACGCGCTCGTCCGCGAATACCCCACGCGGGAGAAGGCCAACGAGGGGCTCACGGCCGAAATCACGGGCTTTTACCGGCAAAAGTACCCCGCCATCTACGAGGCGCGCAAGGCGGACGTCGAGAAGGCGGCGAAGACCGCGACCGAGATCTACGGCCGCAGCGTGTTCCCGGCGATGAAGGTGAACTGGAAGACGTACCCCTCCAACATCGGCCACCGGAACTGGCCGGGGTGCTTCCGCTGCCACGACGGGCGCCACGTCTCGAAGAAGGGGAAAGCCCTGAGCATGGAGTGTACGGAGTGCCACACGATGCCCCAGCGGGGGCCGCTCATGCCGTTGGGCGCCGAGTCCCCGGGCACGAAGATGCCGTGGCACCCCGTGGAGCTGCAGGGGAAACATGCCCGGATCCTGTGCAACCAGTGCCACTCCGCCGGCTACCGGCCGCCGTCCGAGTGCGCGGAGTGCCACAAGTTCGACACCTCCGCGCCGATGATGACGATGGCGTGCACGGATTGTCACAAGAAACCGGGGGAGGCGAAGCCGGTGACGGCGTGCAAGGAGTGCCACGCCAAGGTGCGCGGTCTGCATTCCAAGGGGAGCCACTCCGAAGCGGCGTGCACGGATTGCCACAAACCCCACGCATGGGCGATCTCCGGGCGCGACCGGTGCCTCGAGTGCCACAGCGACATGAAGGAGCACAACGCCGCGAAGGGGGCGTGCGTCACCTGTCACTCGTTCCGGGAGGGGAAACCGGCGAAGAAGTAA
- the thiH gene encoding 2-iminoacetate synthase ThiH, whose protein sequence is MTAQPRMPAWLDPSPWLDGRGATPADVERALGCDAPGPRELAALLSPAARPFMEEMAQRARALTQRHFGRTISMYAPLYLANFCTNGCAYCGFASDRVQPRRRLEPPEVEEELAALKETGFEEVLLLTGERTPHAGFDYLLECVSLAARMFHAVGVEAFPMTTREYALLAEAGCSGVTLYQETYDPRQYDRLHRWGPKKDYLDRLDGPARAMEAGIRTVGLGVLLGLSDPVFDAVCLLRHAAHLQRDHWKSGITLSFPRLRPQSGNFSATFPVDEAGLARLVFAVRIVLPDVPLLLSTRERPEFRDGMAGLGISKMSAGSRTSVGGYGEADPATEGQFEVGDKRSVPDFCAMLRNRGLEPVFKNWDSVFRDAAGAGHG, encoded by the coding sequence GTGACCGCGCAACCGCGGATGCCCGCGTGGCTCGATCCTTCGCCGTGGCTCGACGGAAGGGGGGCGACGCCCGCGGACGTCGAACGGGCGCTCGGGTGCGATGCGCCCGGACCGCGGGAACTCGCCGCGCTCCTTTCCCCGGCGGCGCGCCCCTTCATGGAGGAGATGGCGCAGCGCGCCCGCGCCCTGACGCAACGCCACTTCGGGCGAACCATCTCCATGTACGCGCCGCTCTACCTGGCCAACTTCTGCACGAACGGATGCGCGTACTGCGGGTTCGCCTCCGACCGGGTCCAGCCCAGGCGCCGCCTCGAGCCCCCGGAGGTGGAGGAGGAACTGGCGGCGCTGAAGGAGACGGGGTTCGAGGAGGTTCTTTTGCTCACCGGGGAGCGCACCCCCCATGCCGGCTTCGACTACCTTCTCGAATGCGTCTCGCTGGCGGCGCGAATGTTCCACGCCGTCGGGGTCGAGGCCTTCCCCATGACCACCCGCGAGTACGCCCTCCTGGCGGAAGCGGGATGTTCCGGCGTGACGTTGTACCAGGAGACGTACGATCCGCGCCAGTACGACCGGCTCCACCGGTGGGGCCCGAAGAAGGATTACCTGGACCGATTGGACGGCCCGGCCCGCGCCATGGAAGCGGGGATCCGGACCGTCGGCCTGGGGGTTCTCCTCGGGCTGTCGGATCCGGTCTTCGACGCCGTCTGCCTCCTGCGGCACGCGGCCCATCTGCAGCGGGATCACTGGAAGTCGGGGATCACGCTTTCCTTCCCCCGCCTGAGGCCCCAGTCGGGGAATTTCTCGGCGACGTTCCCCGTCGACGAGGCGGGACTGGCGCGGCTGGTGTTCGCGGTCCGGATCGTTCTCCCGGATGTCCCGCTCCTGCTCTCGACGCGGGAACGGCCGGAATTCCGGGACGGCATGGCGGGGCTCGGCATCTCGAAGATGAGCGCGGGAAGCCGCACGAGCGTGGGCGGCTACGGCGAAGCGGACCCGGCGACCGAGGGCCAGTTCGAGGTCGGCGACAAGCGCAGCGTGCCGGATTTTTGCGCGATGCTGCGGAACCGGGGCCTGGAGCCGGTATTCAAGAACTGGGACAGCGTGTTCCGGGACGCGGCGGGAGCCGGGCATGGGTGA
- a CDS encoding fumarate reductase/succinate dehydrogenase flavoprotein subunit — translation MILDGKAPTGPIEQSWDKHRFDMKLVNPSNKRKYKILVVGTGLAGASAAASLGELGYNVEAFCYQDSPRRAHSIAAQGGINAAKNYPNDGDSIYRLFYDTIKGGDFRSREADVWRLSQVSNNIIDQCVAQGVPFARDYSGYLDNRSFGGAQVSRTFYARGQTGQQLLLGAYSAISRQIKAGSVKLFPRTEMLDLVVVDGEAKGITVRDLITGEIRVHTGDAVVLCTGGYVNAFYLSTNAMGCSVTALWKAHKKGAFFANPCFTQIHPTCIPQAGDYQSKLTLMSESLRNDGRIWVPKKKEDCGKPANQIPEEDRDYYLERKYPSFGNLAPRDISSRAAKEQCDEGRGVGPGGRGVYLDFRDSIARFGEHVIRERYGNLFEMYERITDENGYKVPMRIYPAPHYAMGGLWVDYNLMSNLPGLFVLGEANFSVHGANRLGASALMQGLADGYFVIPYTIAHYLVQTKPGKVKDDHAECRKSIDEVKGTAKKFLSIQGNRTVTEFMRELGTLMWNNCGMARSKESLTEAIAKIPAIRDEFWQNVKVSGTGAEFNQQLENAGRTADFMEFAELLCRDALHRNESCGGHFRVEYQYEDGEAKRDDANYAYAAAWEFKGVDKEPELHKEPLKFENIHLAVRSYK, via the coding sequence GTGATCCTCGACGGAAAGGCACCGACCGGACCCATCGAACAGTCGTGGGACAAGCACCGCTTCGACATGAAGCTGGTGAACCCCTCGAACAAGCGCAAGTACAAGATCCTCGTGGTCGGCACCGGGCTGGCCGGCGCCTCCGCAGCCGCCTCCCTGGGCGAACTCGGGTACAACGTCGAGGCGTTCTGCTACCAGGACAGCCCGCGCCGCGCGCACAGCATCGCCGCCCAGGGCGGGATCAACGCCGCGAAGAACTACCCCAACGACGGCGACAGCATCTACCGCCTCTTCTACGACACGATCAAGGGCGGCGACTTCCGGTCCCGCGAGGCGGACGTGTGGCGGCTCTCCCAGGTGAGCAACAACATCATCGACCAGTGCGTCGCGCAGGGCGTCCCCTTCGCCCGCGACTACTCCGGCTACCTCGACAACCGCTCCTTCGGCGGCGCGCAGGTCTCCCGGACCTTCTACGCCCGCGGGCAGACGGGTCAGCAGCTCCTGCTGGGCGCCTACTCCGCCATCTCCCGGCAGATCAAGGCGGGTTCGGTGAAGCTGTTCCCCCGCACCGAGATGCTCGACCTCGTGGTCGTCGACGGCGAGGCGAAGGGAATCACGGTCCGCGACCTGATCACCGGCGAGATCCGGGTCCACACGGGCGACGCGGTCGTCCTGTGCACGGGCGGCTACGTAAATGCATTCTACCTTTCGACCAACGCGATGGGGTGCAGCGTCACGGCGCTCTGGAAGGCCCACAAGAAGGGCGCCTTCTTCGCCAACCCGTGCTTCACGCAGATCCACCCCACGTGCATCCCGCAGGCCGGCGACTACCAGTCGAAGCTGACCCTCATGTCCGAGTCGCTGCGCAACGACGGACGGATCTGGGTCCCGAAGAAGAAGGAGGATTGCGGCAAGCCGGCCAACCAGATCCCCGAGGAGGACCGGGACTACTACCTCGAGCGGAAGTACCCGAGCTTCGGGAACCTCGCCCCCCGGGACATCTCCTCCCGCGCGGCGAAGGAGCAGTGCGACGAGGGGCGCGGCGTCGGCCCCGGCGGGCGCGGCGTCTACCTCGATTTCCGCGACTCGATCGCGCGGTTCGGCGAACACGTGATCCGCGAGCGGTACGGCAACCTGTTCGAGATGTACGAGCGGATCACCGACGAGAACGGCTACAAGGTCCCGATGCGCATCTACCCCGCCCCCCACTACGCGATGGGCGGCCTCTGGGTCGACTACAACCTGATGAGCAACCTCCCCGGCCTCTTCGTCCTGGGCGAGGCGAACTTCTCCGTCCACGGGGCGAACCGGCTGGGCGCCAGCGCCCTGATGCAGGGGCTGGCGGACGGCTACTTCGTGATCCCCTACACGATCGCCCACTACCTGGTGCAGACGAAACCGGGCAAGGTGAAGGACGACCACGCGGAGTGCCGGAAGTCGATCGACGAGGTGAAGGGGACGGCGAAGAAGTTCCTGTCCATCCAGGGGAACCGGACCGTCACCGAGTTCATGCGCGAGCTGGGCACCCTCATGTGGAACAACTGCGGGATGGCGCGCAGCAAGGAATCCCTCACCGAGGCGATCGCGAAGATCCCGGCGATCCGCGACGAGTTCTGGCAAAACGTGAAGGTGAGCGGCACCGGGGCGGAGTTCAACCAGCAGCTGGAGAACGCGGGGAGGACGGCCGACTTCATGGAGTTCGCCGAGCTGCTCTGCCGGGACGCGCTCCACCGCAACGAATCGTGCGGCGGCCACTTCCGCGTGGAGTACCAGTACGAGGACGGCGAGGCGAAGCGCGACGACGCGAACTACGCCTACGCGGCCGCCTGGGAGTTCAAGGGAGTCGACAAGGAGCCGGAGCTCCACAAGGAGCCGCTGAAGTTCGAGAACATCCACCTCGCGGTAAGGAGCTACAAATAA
- the thiS gene encoding sulfur carrier protein ThiS, whose amino-acid sequence MGVNLIVNGEAYEAKPLESVTTLLEGMGVGGRPVVVVLNDEVIPASSWGACGLRDGDRVELFRLVGGG is encoded by the coding sequence ATGGGCGTGAATCTGATCGTCAACGGCGAGGCGTACGAGGCGAAGCCGCTCGAATCCGTGACGACGCTGCTGGAGGGGATGGGCGTCGGCGGACGGCCGGTGGTCGTCGTCCTGAACGATGAAGTGATCCCCGCTTCCTCGTGGGGCGCATGCGGGTTGCGGGACGGCGACCGCGTGGAGCTGTTCCGGCTCGTCGGCGGCGGATGA
- a CDS encoding DUF2339 domain-containing protein: MRNQKLTIEEKVDRLNEQIESLHRRVAELEGRRTASAHERSAAVSGARPGAVLPPAVSAPPGKPPGTSAAGEPDSLSDEVIHWASRASLFPRLATLCFLMVVALILRTITDNGIVNPLLGMAIGMGYAAALMVTGWYQYRRGSSLAPVFVACGAILMSSIVVETHARFGSLPLVPAYWTLMATGAGMAFVSRRFSVFLPVSVGTLGMCLAGAAIDYPDPFFPYLFMILLTANLLGYYAGTLKRCGWLRWTVLLVTLAMFLLWGMRLAAVVAHRTTAAPTLAPGWFLPVLATLSAAFLAIALLGIVRSRDVKVSVFDYCLPTISAVGSYLAARVVVSEADGSALALNLVAILFALVHFGAAFWLAMRKIDGVPGTNSFVVAGAALLGLALPAAIGSVPAAPVLGAAAFGVAVLSDRWGSGAIRVTSYLLQIYSVVSLALNFQTHGLPASLLAGTLPSAALAAAALGHYRWCRRHRPPARSPFFETYDTEDLSGAVPLLAALTGSFFLLRAIAWWIILPAGPGGPEAFQCTQSIIINLAALGLGLYAFRTRNREIRNVAILVIAAGAVKTASDLLGTKGVPLVLSVLSFGLAAASQSITLSRWHRVPPMPDPESREPDKESASSLGELDVRSHTD; this comes from the coding sequence ATGCGCAATCAAAAGCTGACGATCGAGGAGAAGGTTGACCGGCTGAACGAGCAGATCGAGAGCCTGCACCGAAGGGTCGCAGAGCTCGAGGGACGGCGGACGGCATCCGCCCATGAACGATCGGCCGCGGTCTCCGGTGCCCGCCCGGGGGCGGTCCTCCCGCCGGCGGTTTCCGCGCCCCCCGGGAAGCCGCCGGGCACGTCTGCCGCCGGGGAGCCCGACAGCCTCTCCGACGAGGTGATCCACTGGGCGAGCCGGGCCTCGCTCTTTCCCCGCCTGGCCACCCTCTGCTTCCTGATGGTGGTCGCACTGATCCTGCGGACCATCACCGACAACGGCATCGTCAACCCGCTCCTCGGCATGGCGATCGGCATGGGCTACGCCGCGGCCCTCATGGTGACCGGCTGGTACCAGTATCGACGGGGCAGCTCCCTGGCCCCGGTGTTCGTCGCCTGCGGGGCGATTCTGATGTCGAGCATCGTGGTCGAGACCCACGCCCGCTTCGGGTCTCTCCCCCTCGTTCCCGCCTACTGGACGCTGATGGCCACCGGCGCCGGCATGGCGTTCGTCAGTCGCCGGTTCTCGGTTTTTCTCCCTGTGTCGGTCGGTACCCTGGGGATGTGCCTTGCCGGAGCGGCCATCGACTATCCGGATCCTTTCTTCCCTTACCTCTTCATGATCCTGCTGACGGCCAACCTCCTGGGGTATTACGCGGGAACCCTGAAACGGTGCGGTTGGCTTCGCTGGACCGTGCTTCTCGTCACCCTGGCCATGTTCCTTCTCTGGGGGATGCGGCTCGCCGCCGTCGTCGCCCACAGGACCACCGCGGCGCCTACCCTGGCCCCCGGATGGTTCCTGCCGGTTCTGGCTACCCTCAGCGCCGCCTTCCTGGCGATCGCCCTCCTGGGCATCGTCCGGAGCCGCGACGTGAAGGTTTCCGTCTTCGATTACTGCCTGCCCACGATCAGCGCCGTCGGGTCGTACCTGGCCGCCAGGGTCGTCGTGAGCGAGGCCGACGGAAGCGCCCTCGCGCTCAACCTGGTGGCGATCCTGTTCGCCCTCGTCCACTTCGGGGCCGCATTCTGGCTCGCGATGCGAAAAATCGACGGTGTCCCCGGCACGAACTCCTTCGTCGTCGCCGGGGCCGCCCTCCTGGGGCTGGCCCTGCCCGCCGCCATCGGCAGCGTACCGGCGGCCCCGGTTCTGGGGGCAGCGGCCTTTGGCGTGGCCGTCCTCTCCGATCGATGGGGGAGCGGCGCGATTCGGGTAACCTCCTACCTGCTCCAGATCTACAGCGTCGTTTCCCTGGCGCTCAATTTCCAGACGCACGGTCTCCCCGCATCGCTCCTCGCCGGGACGCTCCCCAGCGCCGCGCTGGCCGCGGCCGCCCTGGGCCATTACCGGTGGTGCCGACGCCACCGCCCGCCCGCCCGCTCTCCCTTCTTCGAGACATACGACACGGAGGACCTGAGCGGCGCCGTCCCCCTGCTGGCCGCCCTGACCGGTTCCTTCTTCCTCCTTCGGGCGATCGCCTGGTGGATTATCCTTCCTGCAGGCCCTGGAGGGCCGGAAGCTTTCCAGTGCACCCAGTCGATCATCATCAACCTGGCCGCCCTGGGACTCGGTCTCTATGCGTTCCGCACCCGCAACCGGGAGATCCGAAACGTGGCCATCCTGGTCATCGCGGCGGGAGCGGTAAAGACCGCCTCCGACCTGCTTGGCACCAAGGGCGTTCCGCTGGTGTTAAGCGTCCTCTCCTTCGGCCTCGCCGCCGCGAGCCAGTCGATCACTCTGAGCCGGTGGCACAGGGTTCCCCCGATGCCTGACCCGGAGAGCCGCGAGCCGGACAAGGAATCAGCTTCCTCCCTGGGCGAACTGGACGTTCGTTCCCACACCGATTAG
- a CDS encoding succinate dehydrogenase/fumarate reductase iron-sulfur subunit — MSAQTSEHKTMSVKLIVWRQKGPNEPGRFETHVAKGITEHHSFLEMLDVVNEDLIKQGKDPIAFDHDCREGICGTCSAVVNGVPHGGQTRTTLCQLHMRKFKDGDAIYLEPWRARAFPIVRDLVADRGALDKLIQAAGYVSCHTGGVPDANAIPISKPDSDYAMDAAECIGCGACVAACPNGAAMLFAGAKVAQFAALPQGQVEAPERVAAMVKTMQECGFGNCTNHYECQAACPKGIDVKFIARLNREFHKALFKAKAGTFTPVGE, encoded by the coding sequence ATGAGCGCGCAAACTTCCGAACACAAGACGATGAGCGTGAAATTGATCGTCTGGCGGCAGAAGGGCCCGAACGAGCCCGGCCGGTTCGAAACCCACGTCGCCAAAGGGATCACCGAACACCACTCCTTCCTCGAGATGCTCGACGTGGTGAACGAGGACCTGATCAAGCAGGGGAAGGACCCGATCGCCTTCGACCACGACTGCCGGGAGGGGATCTGCGGGACGTGCTCTGCGGTCGTCAACGGCGTCCCCCACGGCGGCCAGACGCGGACCACCCTCTGCCAGCTCCACATGCGGAAGTTCAAGGACGGCGACGCGATCTACCTCGAGCCGTGGCGGGCCCGGGCGTTCCCGATCGTCCGCGATCTCGTCGCGGATCGCGGCGCGCTGGACAAATTGATCCAGGCGGCCGGCTACGTTTCCTGCCACACCGGCGGGGTGCCCGACGCCAACGCGATCCCGATCTCGAAACCGGATTCCGACTACGCGATGGACGCCGCGGAGTGCATCGGCTGCGGGGCGTGCGTCGCGGCGTGCCCCAACGGCGCGGCGATGCTCTTCGCCGGAGCGAAGGTGGCCCAGTTCGCGGCCCTGCCCCAGGGCCAGGTGGAAGCGCCCGAGCGCGTCGCCGCCATGGTCAAGACGATGCAGGAGTGCGGATTCGGGAACTGCACCAACCATTACGAGTGCCAGGCGGCGTGCCCGAAGGGGATCGACGTGAAGTTCATCGCCCGGCTCAACCGGGAGTTCCACAAGGCCCTGTTCAAGGCGAAGGCGGGAACGTTCACCCCGGTCGGGGAGTAA
- a CDS encoding energy-coupling factor ABC transporter permease, with protein sequence MHMADALLSPAVGATFWAGTIGTIGYASRRVKEHLDDRKIPLMGVLGAFIFASQMVNFTIPGTGSSGHLGGGMILAVLLGPHAAFLVMASVLTVQALFFADGGLLALGCNIWNLAIYPCFVAYPLIYKPLAGNGRSSRRILVASLASGIVGLQMGAFSVVLQTLLSGKTALPFTTFLLMMQPVHLAIGIVEGFVTAGVIHYVRAVRPEILDSPSSPAPLAAGIPLRNVLIGFAALAIVTGGALSWFASSHPDGLEWSIWKVTGTRELPEQDHGIPAALKRVQEKTSFLPGYGFKPPAGEPGAKEESPSWPNVDAGTSVSGLIGGVLVLIVAFAVGWVIRAFRRNRSA encoded by the coding sequence ATGCACATGGCGGACGCGCTGCTCTCCCCCGCGGTGGGGGCCACCTTCTGGGCCGGGACGATCGGCACGATCGGCTACGCGTCCAGGAGGGTGAAGGAACATCTCGACGACCGGAAGATTCCGCTGATGGGGGTGCTGGGCGCCTTCATCTTCGCCTCCCAGATGGTCAACTTCACGATCCCGGGGACGGGGTCGAGCGGGCACCTCGGGGGCGGGATGATCCTCGCGGTCCTGCTGGGTCCCCACGCCGCCTTCCTGGTCATGGCCTCGGTGCTGACGGTGCAGGCCCTCTTCTTCGCCGACGGCGGTCTTCTGGCGCTGGGGTGCAACATCTGGAACCTCGCGATCTACCCGTGCTTCGTCGCCTATCCCCTGATCTACAAACCGCTGGCGGGGAACGGCCGGAGCTCCCGGCGCATCCTCGTCGCGTCGTTGGCGAGCGGGATCGTCGGGCTCCAGATGGGCGCCTTCTCGGTCGTCCTGCAGACGCTCCTGTCGGGCAAGACCGCTCTCCCGTTCACCACGTTCCTCCTGATGATGCAGCCGGTCCACCTGGCGATCGGGATCGTCGAGGGATTCGTCACGGCGGGCGTGATCCACTACGTCCGGGCGGTCCGTCCCGAGATCCTCGACAGCCCCTCCTCCCCCGCTCCCCTCGCGGCGGGGATCCCCCTCCGGAACGTCCTCATCGGCTTCGCCGCCCTCGCGATCGTTACGGGAGGGGCGCTCTCCTGGTTCGCGTCGTCCCACCCCGACGGGCTCGAATGGTCGATCTGGAAAGTCACCGGGACGAGGGAACTACCGGAACAGGATCACGGCATTCCGGCGGCATTGAAGCGCGTGCAGGAGAAAACCTCCTTCCTTCCCGGGTACGGGTTCAAACCGCCGGCGGGGGAACCGGGGGCGAAGGAGGAGTCGCCGTCCTGGCCGAACGTCGACGCGGGAACTTCGGTTTCGGGCCTGATCGGGGGCGTCCTGGTCCTTATCGTGGCGTTCGCCGTCGGGTGGGTCATCCGGGCGTTCCGCCGGAACCGCTCCGCGTAA
- the thiE gene encoding thiamine phosphate synthase, whose protein sequence is MGDAFGLYLVMTDPVVGYEACAEAAVRCGVRYLQLRMKGAPRDAVLDTAHRVREITLGSDTLFIVNDDVTIARDVDADGVHLGQHDMPIGEARRLWPAPGKRFGLSTHNEEEALIASRLAPDYIGVGPVFATPTKAVPDPVLGPGRMGSIIRSVPVPAVALGGIDAGNLAEVLRHGARNFCVVRAVTRRPDPESAIRELQDLWRRERVAG, encoded by the coding sequence ATGGGTGACGCGTTCGGGCTGTATCTCGTCATGACCGACCCGGTGGTCGGATACGAGGCGTGCGCGGAGGCGGCGGTCCGGTGCGGCGTGCGGTATCTCCAGCTCCGGATGAAGGGGGCGCCTCGGGACGCCGTTCTCGATACCGCGCACCGTGTGCGCGAGATCACCCTCGGCAGCGATACCCTGTTCATCGTCAACGACGACGTGACGATCGCCCGCGACGTGGACGCCGACGGGGTCCATCTCGGTCAACACGACATGCCGATCGGCGAGGCGCGGCGCCTCTGGCCGGCGCCGGGGAAGCGGTTCGGCCTTTCGACCCACAACGAGGAAGAGGCGCTCATCGCTTCGCGCCTGGCGCCCGACTACATCGGGGTCGGTCCGGTGTTCGCCACCCCGACCAAGGCGGTTCCCGACCCGGTCCTCGGCCCCGGGCGGATGGGGTCGATCATCCGGTCGGTCCCGGTACCGGCGGTCGCCCTGGGCGGGATCGACGCCGGGAACCTCGCGGAGGTGCTCCGCCATGGCGCCCGGAACTTCTGCGTCGTGCGTGCGGTCACCCGTCGACCGGATCCCGAGTCCGCGATCCGGGAGTTGCAGGATCTCTGGCGGCGGGAAAGGGTGGCCGGGTAA